TCATCGGGTGCCACCACTTCTTTCCACTGGGTGCTGGGGGCGTTGGACATGTGCATGAGCCACCTTGGTTAAAAGCCAGGCGGCATGGTAGCGCGGCACGGGCCTCCCATGCCACCCCACTACGGGCCTTCAACCACTGACGAAGCGGTACACGATGGCGCCCCGCACCACCTCGCCCGGCTGCCACCAGCGCACCAGAAAGCCCGCGTGGTTGGGCGCATCGGGGTACTCCATGGGCTCCAGGCAGATACCGTCGCCCGGCTGCCACAGCCAGCCGCCCTGCCCCGCTCCACGCCCCAGGTCCCGGGCGGGGTCGGCCTTGAGGCCGTGGCCTGCATACACCTGCACGCCAGGGGCGGTGCTCCACACCTCCATCGCACGGCGGCTCACCGGCTCGCTCAGCAGCGCGGCCAGGCGCAAGCCCGTTGGAGTGATGGATGACGACGGAGGGGCAAGGGGCGGAGCCTGTTCGTCCAGCACTAGGTAGTGGTCCAGCCCGCCCGCCACAGCCAGCTGCTCATGGGGTGTTGCGATGGCATCCGCCACACGGCGGGGCTGGCGGAAGTCGAACGGCGTGCCCTGCACTCCCGACAGCCCGCCCGTGGGGCACACGTCAGCGGCCAATGGCACGTAGCGGCTGGCGGGCACCTGCAGGGTGTGGCCGTGGGTGCTGCCCTGGCCTGCCAGGTTAAAGAACGCATGCCCGGTGAGATTAAGCACCGTGGGCGCATCCAGCACCTCGGCCGTCCAGGCCATGTGCAGCGCGTTGTCGGCCGTGACCTGCAGGTGGAGCCGCACGCACACCGTGCCGGGCACGCCGTCGTCTTCGGTGCGGAAGGTGTGGCTCAGGGTGAGTGCATCGGCCTGTACCTGCTCCACCGCAAACACCTGAAAGCGGCTGCCGCGCGGGCCCCCATGGTGGTGGTGTGGCCCGCTGTTAGTGGGCAGTTGCCGGTGCGATCCGTCCGGCAGGGTCAGCGTGCCCGCACGCAGCCGCCCCGCCCAGCGGCCAATGAGTGCGCCCATGGAGAGCTGGCCGTCCAGGTAGCCTTGCAGGCTGTCGTAGCCCAGCGCCACATCGGCCAGAGCACCCTGACCGTCGGGCACCGCCACCTGCACCAAGCGCGCGCCATAGTTGCTCACGGCCACCTGAAGGCCGCCGGGGCTGCGCAGGGTGAAGAGGTCCGTGCGCTGGCCGTGCAGCTCTTGTTTAAACGCTTCGCGGGAAAGTGTGTAAGCCATGGGCCGAGTCTATTTGGTGGCACTGGCCGTATCACGCGTGACGAGCCAGATGCCCACACACACCAGCACCAGGGCCAGCAGGTTTTTCCACTCCCACAGTGCCTCGCCCAAAAACAGCGCCGACAACGCCGCGCCAAAGATCGGCACGGTGAAGTTGAACACCGTGACCTGGCTCACGCGGTTGTGCTTGAGCAAAATGCTCCACAGCGAAAAAGCGGCCGACGACAGCAGCGCCAGATACACCAGCAGCACGGTCGAGCCCGCGGTGAAACCCGTGAGCGAGCCCCCCAGCGCCCAGCCGATGGCCAGCAGCGCCACACCGCCCAGGCCCAGTTGCCAGCCCGTCATCACCACCGAGTCCATGCGCTGCGACACCTGCTTGCCGTAGATGCTGGCGGCCGCCAGCACGAACGCGGCGATCACCACAAAGCCCTCGCCCAGCAGCGTGAAGTCCAGGTCCAGCGTGCCGCGCCCCAGGTTCACCACCATCACGCCCGCAAAACCCACCACGCAGCCCCAGAGCTTGGCGTGGCTCAGCCGGTCGTTGTGATACACCCAGTGCGCCAGCAGCACGCTGAAGAAGGTGCCCGTGGCGTTCATGATGGAGCCTTTGACGCCCGTGGTATGCGCCAGGCCCACGTAGAAGAACACGTACTGCAGCGTGGTCTGCGCCAGGCCCAGCACCACCAGCTGGCGCCCTGCCC
Above is a window of Acidovorax sp. KKS102 DNA encoding:
- a CDS encoding DMT family transporter; this encodes MGHSRFSDRKVVVALALLCCLLWGSSYPAIKTGYAWFGIARNDIPTQLVFAGWRFLGAGLILLAWAVATRKAIWGLGPGAGRQLVVLGLAQTTLQYVFFYVGLAHTTGVKGSIMNATGTFFSVLLAHWVYHNDRLSHAKLWGCVVGFAGVMVVNLGRGTLDLDFTLLGEGFVVIAAFVLAAASIYGKQVSQRMDSVVMTGWQLGLGGVALLAIGWALGGSLTGFTAGSTVLLVYLALLSSAAFSLWSILLKHNRVSQVTVFNFTVPIFGAALSALFLGEALWEWKNLLALVLVCVGIWLVTRDTASATK
- a CDS encoding aldose epimerase family protein, encoding MAYTLSREAFKQELHGQRTDLFTLRSPGGLQVAVSNYGARLVQVAVPDGQGALADVALGYDSLQGYLDGQLSMGALIGRWAGRLRAGTLTLPDGSHRQLPTNSGPHHHHGGPRGSRFQVFAVEQVQADALTLSHTFRTEDDGVPGTVCVRLHLQVTADNALHMAWTAEVLDAPTVLNLTGHAFFNLAGQGSTHGHTLQVPASRYVPLAADVCPTGGLSGVQGTPFDFRQPRRVADAIATPHEQLAVAGGLDHYLVLDEQAPPLAPPSSSITPTGLRLAALLSEPVSRRAMEVWSTAPGVQVYAGHGLKADPARDLGRGAGQGGWLWQPGDGICLEPMEYPDAPNHAGFLVRWWQPGEVVRGAIVYRFVSG